In Aquimarina sp. TRL1, a single window of DNA contains:
- a CDS encoding argininosuccinate synthase — protein sequence MEKVVLAYSGGLDTSYCVKYLIHEKQLEVHTILVNTGGFSEKELEETAQKAYELGSSSHSNKTILDTFYNKAIKYLIFGNVLKNNTYPLSVSAERIFQAIEVIKYAKEIGANYIAHGSTGAGNDQIRFDVIFQTLAPEINIITPIRDLQLSRQEEVSYLEKHGVNYSWEKAQYSINKGIWGTSVGGKETLTSHQSLPESAYPSQLENKEETTITLHFDQGELIGLDNVKDTPISNIKKLEQLASSYAIGRDIHVGDTIIGIKGRVGFEAAAPLLIIKAHHLLEKHVLTKWQQYWKEQLANWYGMLLHEGNYLDPVMRNIEVFLEDSQKTVTGDVIVRLKPYHFVLEGVASDFDLMKSDFGQYGEMNNEWTSEDAKGFIKIYGNANKIYHQINSSLV from the coding sequence ATGGAAAAAGTAGTATTAGCATATAGCGGAGGATTAGACACTTCTTACTGTGTCAAGTATTTGATTCATGAAAAACAATTGGAAGTTCATACCATATTGGTTAATACCGGAGGTTTTTCTGAAAAAGAGTTAGAAGAAACAGCACAAAAAGCGTATGAACTGGGAAGTAGTTCTCATAGTAATAAAACCATATTGGATACCTTCTATAATAAAGCTATTAAATATTTAATTTTTGGAAATGTATTAAAAAATAATACCTATCCCTTATCAGTTAGTGCAGAACGAATTTTTCAGGCAATAGAAGTAATTAAATATGCCAAAGAAATCGGAGCTAATTATATAGCTCATGGAAGTACAGGAGCAGGAAATGACCAGATCCGTTTTGATGTCATTTTTCAGACCCTGGCTCCAGAAATAAATATTATCACTCCTATACGAGATTTACAATTATCTAGGCAAGAGGAAGTTTCATATCTCGAAAAACACGGTGTTAATTACAGTTGGGAGAAAGCACAATATTCTATTAATAAAGGGATTTGGGGAACCAGTGTGGGAGGAAAAGAAACATTGACATCTCATCAGTCATTACCGGAGTCTGCCTATCCGAGTCAACTAGAAAATAAAGAAGAGACGACTATTACCCTACATTTTGATCAAGGAGAATTGATAGGTTTAGATAATGTAAAGGATACACCTATCAGTAATATCAAAAAACTGGAACAGTTGGCGAGTTCCTATGCGATAGGAAGAGATATTCATGTTGGAGATACTATTATTGGAATAAAAGGGAGAGTGGGGTTTGAAGCAGCAGCTCCTCTATTAATTATCAAAGCACATCACTTGTTAGAAAAACATGTACTGACTAAATGGCAACAGTATTGGAAAGAACAATTGGCTAATTGGTATGGAATGTTATTGCACGAAGGAAACTACTTAGATCCGGTAATGAGGAATATAGAGGTCTTTTTAGAAGATTCCCAAAAGACAGTAACAGGAGATGTGATTGTTCGATTAAAACCGTATCATTTTGTATTAGAAGGAGTCGCTTCTGATTTTGACCTTATGAAATCTGATTTTGGTCAATATGGAGAGATGAATAATGAGTGGACCTCAGAGGATGCCAAAGGGTTTATCAAAATCTATGGAAATGCGAATAAAATATATCACCAGATAAATTCTTCATTAGTATGA
- a CDS encoding aspartate aminotransferase family protein: protein MKLFDVYPLYDVEPVNAYDCIVIDRKGKEYLDMYGGHAVISIGHSHPHYVKRIKDQLDQIGFYSNAVHNSLQQELANKLGELCGYDEYRLFLCNSGAEANENALKLASFHTGKSKVIAFSNGFHGRTSAAVAVTDNPKIVAPINKQQQVSILPLNDIESFQKEIEKGDVSSVIIEPIQGVGGLDEPTTEFFKAIQHLCKKYKVVLIADEVQSGYGRSGKFFAHQHHGIKPDIISIAKGMGNGFPIGGILISPEFQSSYGLLGTTFGGNHLACVAGLAVLEVIKQEKLVEQAMKMGQYLINKAQKIQGVSKIKGRGLMLGIEFETEVGELRKRLIYEERIFTGGAKNQKLLRVLPPMTITTSAIDRFIKGVQEVTSVVIP, encoded by the coding sequence ATGAAACTATTTGATGTATATCCATTATATGATGTAGAGCCAGTAAATGCTTATGATTGTATTGTTATAGATAGAAAAGGAAAAGAGTATCTCGATATGTATGGAGGGCATGCTGTAATTTCTATAGGACACTCTCATCCACACTACGTAAAGCGCATAAAAGACCAATTAGATCAAATCGGTTTTTATTCAAATGCAGTTCATAATAGTTTACAACAAGAACTAGCTAATAAATTAGGAGAACTATGCGGGTATGATGAGTACCGTTTGTTTTTGTGTAATTCTGGGGCAGAAGCCAATGAGAATGCATTAAAGCTTGCTTCTTTTCATACAGGTAAATCAAAAGTGATTGCCTTTTCTAACGGATTTCATGGGAGGACATCTGCAGCAGTAGCCGTGACAGATAACCCTAAAATTGTAGCTCCTATTAATAAACAGCAACAAGTAAGTATACTGCCCTTAAATGATATTGAATCTTTCCAAAAAGAAATAGAGAAAGGAGATGTTTCTTCTGTGATTATAGAACCCATTCAGGGAGTAGGGGGACTAGATGAACCTACAACTGAATTTTTTAAAGCAATACAGCATTTGTGCAAAAAGTACAAGGTAGTTTTGATTGCAGATGAAGTACAGTCTGGTTATGGAAGAAGCGGAAAGTTTTTTGCGCATCAACATCATGGAATTAAACCAGATATTATATCCATAGCAAAAGGAATGGGAAATGGATTTCCTATTGGAGGGATATTAATTAGTCCGGAATTTCAATCTAGTTATGGATTGCTGGGAACTACTTTTGGAGGAAATCACCTGGCTTGTGTAGCAGGTCTGGCAGTATTGGAGGTTATCAAACAAGAAAAACTTGTTGAGCAGGCAATGAAGATGGGACAGTATTTAATCAACAAAGCTCAAAAGATTCAGGGAGTCAGTAAGATTAAAGGAAGAGGGTTGATGCTTGGAATCGAATTCGAAACAGAAGTAGGAGAACTTCGGAAGAGATTGATCTACGAAGAACGAATTTTTACGGGAGGAGCGAAGAATCAAAAATTACTGAGGGTATTGCCTCCAATGACTATTACGACCTCGGCAATAGATAGGTTTATAAAAGGAGTACAGGAAGTAACCTCAGTAGTAATCCCCTAA
- the argC gene encoding N-acetyl-gamma-glutamyl-phosphate reductase, which yields MITAGIIGGSGYTAGELIRLLVHHPGVTIDFVYSTTNAGNPIHKQHKDLLGELTLDFTNTVNPEVDVLFLCLGHGRSRSFLESHTFSETTKIIDLGNDFRLEKDQVFEGKKFIYGLPELYKEAINKASYIANPGCFATAIQLGLLPLASAKKLEDVVHINATTGSTGAGVVPGATTHFSWRDNNFSSYKVFNHQHLGEINQSLKALQEDFTAPLFFIPNRGNFSKGIYATMYTRFEGTEAAAKQLYMDYYKDEEFTVVSEEEIHLKQVVNTNKCVLHVCKKKGMLLITSVIDNLIKGASGQAIHNMNLMFGYPEKKGLELKAAAF from the coding sequence ATGATTACAGCAGGAATTATAGGAGGGTCAGGATATACAGCAGGGGAATTAATACGATTACTGGTACATCACCCAGGAGTAACTATTGATTTTGTATACAGTACGACCAATGCAGGAAACCCAATTCATAAACAACATAAAGATCTGCTAGGAGAGCTTACACTGGATTTTACGAATACAGTTAATCCAGAAGTTGATGTGCTTTTTCTATGCCTGGGGCATGGAAGGTCGCGCTCTTTTCTAGAGAGTCATACATTTTCCGAAACAACAAAAATTATTGATTTGGGAAATGATTTCAGATTGGAAAAAGATCAGGTTTTTGAAGGTAAAAAATTTATATATGGATTGCCAGAACTATATAAAGAAGCAATTAATAAGGCATCTTATATCGCAAATCCAGGATGTTTTGCTACAGCAATTCAATTAGGACTATTGCCATTAGCTTCTGCCAAAAAACTGGAAGATGTCGTACATATTAATGCCACAACAGGAAGCACCGGGGCAGGAGTTGTACCGGGAGCGACTACTCATTTTAGCTGGAGAGACAATAATTTTTCTAGTTATAAGGTCTTTAATCACCAACATTTAGGAGAAATAAACCAAAGCCTGAAAGCTTTGCAAGAGGATTTTACAGCTCCTTTGTTCTTTATTCCGAATCGGGGAAATTTTAGCAAAGGAATTTATGCAACGATGTATACCCGTTTTGAAGGAACAGAAGCAGCTGCAAAACAATTGTATATGGATTATTATAAGGATGAAGAGTTTACAGTAGTGTCAGAAGAAGAGATCCATTTAAAACAGGTCGTAAATACCAATAAATGTGTATTACATGTATGCAAAAAGAAAGGGATGCTATTGATTACGTCAGTTATAGATAACCTTATAAAAGGAGCTTCAGGTCAAGCAATACACAATATGAACCTGATGTTCGGATACCCTGAAAAAAAAGGTCTGGAATTAAAAGCAGCAGCTTTTTAA
- the argB gene encoding acetylglutamate kinase gives MEKILVAKIGGNVIEDEKALASFLQDFSKVKGPKILVHGGGKMATKLADKLGVKTEMIDGRRITSSENLDIVLMTYAGVLNKKIVAALQKNNCNALGLTGADGNVIQAQKRPPQFVDYGYVGDIVKVDGVIIKNWLEQNIVPVFCAVTHDTSGQLLNTNADTIASEIAAAMSPFYEVSLFYCFELQGVLEDIEDKSSIIEYIDQLKYKELQDQNVISAGMLPKLKNCFDALKKNVNEVHIANADFVKDNSIKHTTLCL, from the coding sequence ATGGAAAAAATACTAGTAGCAAAAATAGGAGGTAATGTTATAGAAGACGAGAAGGCATTGGCTTCCTTTTTACAGGATTTCTCAAAAGTAAAAGGACCTAAAATATTAGTGCATGGAGGGGGGAAGATGGCAACCAAATTAGCTGATAAATTAGGAGTCAAAACAGAAATGATCGATGGCAGAAGAATTACTTCTTCAGAAAATCTGGATATTGTCTTAATGACCTATGCGGGAGTGTTGAATAAGAAGATTGTAGCCGCTTTGCAAAAAAATAATTGTAATGCATTGGGGTTAACCGGAGCAGACGGGAATGTAATACAGGCGCAAAAGCGACCACCTCAATTTGTAGATTATGGCTATGTAGGAGATATTGTCAAAGTAGATGGAGTGATTATCAAAAATTGGCTCGAACAAAATATTGTACCGGTATTCTGTGCAGTAACCCATGATACAAGCGGGCAATTATTGAATACAAATGCAGATACCATTGCATCAGAAATAGCGGCAGCGATGAGCCCTTTTTATGAAGTGTCTTTATTTTATTGTTTCGAATTACAAGGAGTCCTGGAAGATATAGAAGATAAAAGTTCAATCATAGAGTATATAGATCAATTAAAGTACAAAGAACTTCAGGATCAAAATGTGATTTCAGCAGGAATGCTCCCCAAACTGAAGAATTGCTTTGATGCCTTGAAAAAAAATGTAAATGAAGTTCATATAGCCAATGCAGATTTTGTTAAAGATAACTCTATAAAACATACAACCTTATGTCTCTAA
- the proC gene encoding pyrroline-5-carboxylate reductase has product MQEQLTIIGGGNLGKSIISGLVSSDIFNTSDITVVDKSFYNLSYVKDNLGVNISQDIITAIENVKWVILCVQPRQLEGVLNEIKDKVTKDQVFISTVTGTSIEEINQLLPDNKVIRVMPNTGAAKKLSMTCISASKDVKEELAIVEKIFKTIGETLVIEERLMQAATVLGASGIAFFLRFLRAMIQGGIQMGFHPHEAQIIAVQTAIGAATLVAENGTHPEREIDKVTTPQGCTIEGLNEMEHQGLSSSVIKGVMASYEKINTIK; this is encoded by the coding sequence ATGCAGGAACAATTAACAATAATAGGAGGAGGAAATCTTGGAAAGTCAATAATTTCAGGTTTGGTATCCAGTGATATATTTAATACATCTGATATAACTGTAGTTGATAAGTCCTTTTATAACTTATCATACGTGAAAGACAATCTGGGGGTCAATATCTCTCAAGACATTATTACAGCTATAGAAAATGTAAAATGGGTTATTCTATGTGTACAGCCGAGGCAGTTAGAAGGAGTTCTTAATGAAATAAAAGATAAAGTTACTAAAGATCAGGTATTTATTTCTACGGTTACAGGAACCTCTATAGAAGAAATTAATCAACTATTACCTGACAATAAGGTGATTAGGGTGATGCCGAATACGGGGGCAGCAAAAAAATTATCAATGACCTGTATCTCTGCAAGCAAAGATGTAAAGGAAGAGTTAGCGATCGTAGAGAAAATATTCAAAACAATTGGAGAAACTTTGGTGATTGAAGAGCGATTGATGCAGGCAGCTACGGTGTTGGGAGCCAGTGGTATTGCTTTTTTTCTTCGATTTTTAAGAGCGATGATACAAGGAGGAATCCAAATGGGATTTCATCCGCATGAAGCTCAGATTATCGCAGTACAGACAGCTATTGGAGCTGCTACATTGGTGGCAGAGAACGGAACCCACCCAGAACGGGAAATCGATAAAGTAACTACCCCGCAAGGATGTACAATAGAAGGGTTGAATGAGATGGAACATCAGGGATTAAGCTCTTCCGTAATAAAAGGAGTAATGGCTTCTTATGAAAAAATTAATACTATAAAATAA
- a CDS encoding N-acetylornithine carbamoyltransferase: protein METKDMIKIEKYFSTHDIDSVADWVEEAITIKKNPLGYKEYGQNKTIAMLFFNPSLRTRLSTQKAAVHLGMNVIVMNFNGEGWSLEYNDGTIMDQGTSEHVKEAAQVVSQYCDVLAIRAFASLESKEDDYSEKVIKSFVKYASVPIINMESATAHPLQALTDAMTITEHMTKKRPKVVFSWAPHPKPLPQAVANSFVEMIKRMDVDFVCTYPEGYELARHITEGVTTTHDQEAALKDADFVYVKNWSSYADYGKVLSTDTSWKMTAKKMELTNNAKFMHCLPVRRNVVVDDEVLDGANSLVIEQANNRTYAAQLVLKKMLE, encoded by the coding sequence ATGGAGACAAAAGACATGATTAAAATAGAAAAATATTTTTCCACACATGATATAGATTCAGTAGCTGACTGGGTAGAAGAAGCTATCACGATCAAAAAGAATCCATTAGGATACAAGGAATATGGTCAAAATAAAACCATAGCAATGCTCTTTTTTAATCCGAGTTTGCGAACCCGGTTAAGTACCCAAAAAGCAGCGGTACACTTAGGGATGAATGTGATTGTTATGAATTTTAATGGAGAGGGATGGTCCCTGGAGTATAATGATGGAACGATCATGGATCAGGGAACATCAGAACATGTAAAAGAGGCAGCTCAGGTAGTATCTCAGTATTGCGATGTATTGGCTATTCGGGCTTTTGCTTCTCTGGAATCTAAGGAGGATGATTACAGTGAGAAAGTAATTAAGAGTTTTGTGAAATACGCTTCTGTACCTATCATTAATATGGAAAGTGCTACTGCACACCCATTACAGGCATTAACAGATGCGATGACCATTACGGAGCACATGACTAAAAAAAGACCCAAGGTAGTTTTTTCCTGGGCACCTCATCCAAAGCCATTACCACAGGCAGTAGCAAATTCCTTTGTAGAAATGATCAAACGAATGGATGTAGATTTTGTTTGTACCTACCCAGAAGGTTATGAATTAGCCAGGCATATAACAGAAGGAGTAACAACAACACATGATCAGGAAGCAGCTTTGAAAGATGCAGATTTTGTATATGTCAAGAACTGGAGCTCTTATGCAGATTACGGAAAAGTTCTTTCTACAGATACGTCCTGGAAAATGACAGCAAAAAAGATGGAGCTGACCAACAATGCGAAATTTATGCACTGCTTACCGGTAAGAAGAAATGTAGTCGTAGATGATGAGGTATTGGATGGTGCTAATTCATTAGTGATTGAACAGGCTAATAATAGAACATATGCAGCACAACTGGTCTTAAAAAAGATGTTGGAATAA